Proteins found in one Seonamhaeicola sp. S2-3 genomic segment:
- a CDS encoding type 1 glutamine amidotransferase domain-containing protein, whose product MNVLFVLTSHDKLGDTGKKTGFWVEEFASPYYTLLDKGATITLATPKGGAAPIDPSSEMPDAATEATKRFNNDAETKALIANTKQLTDINPDHFDAVFYPGGHGPLWDLANDKNSINLIEKFNAQNKPIAFVCHAPAALKDVKNEDGTRLVKGKNVTGFSNHEEAQVGLTEVVPILVENMLIEHGGFYSNADAWQPYVLEDGNLITGQNPASSQLVAETLLNKL is encoded by the coding sequence ATGAACGTATTATTTGTATTAACATCTCATGATAAATTAGGAGATACAGGGAAAAAAACAGGATTTTGGGTAGAAGAGTTTGCAAGTCCTTATTACACCTTATTAGATAAAGGCGCAACCATTACTTTGGCCACACCAAAAGGCGGTGCTGCACCAATTGATCCAAGTAGTGAAATGCCTGATGCAGCCACAGAAGCTACTAAACGTTTTAATAATGATGCTGAAACTAAAGCACTTATAGCAAACACAAAGCAATTAACCGATATAAATCCAGATCATTTTGATGCAGTGTTTTATCCAGGTGGTCATGGACCATTATGGGATTTAGCAAACGATAAAAATTCAATAAATTTAATTGAAAAATTTAATGCTCAAAACAAACCCATTGCTTTTGTTTGTCACGCACCAGCGGCTTTAAAAGATGTAAAAAACGAAGACGGTACACGCTTAGTAAAAGGTAAAAATGTAACTGGATTTTCAAATCATGAAGAAGCACAAGTTGGTTTAACCGAAGTTGTACCCATTTTAGTAGAAAATATGTTGATTGAACATGGTGGCTTCTACTCCAACGCCGATGCTTGGCAACCTTATGTTCTTGAAGATGGTAATTTAATTACAGGACAAAATCCTGCATCATCGCAATTAGTAGCCGAAACATTATTAAATAAACTCTAG
- a CDS encoding iron-containing alcohol dehydrogenase: MNNFEFKNPTKIIFGKDTIKQVKEEIPTNAKVLLLYGGGSIKKNGIYNQVKTALADVDVTEFGGIPANPEYAILMEALKVIKDKNINYLLAVGGGSVIDGTKFLSAAAVYKGDTPWDILTNHIRTEKGMPFGTVLTLPATGSEMNSGAVISRAETEEKLAMGGPGLFPEFSVLDPQVISSIPKRQLANGLTDAFTHVLEQYMTYPIGALLQDRFAESILQTLIEVAPTVLKDPTNYKAASNFMWSCTMALNGLIQKGVPGDWAIHAMGHELTALFGIDHARTLAVIAPSHYKYNFEAKKEKLAQYAERVWNVTEGSTDDKAYAAIEKTEAFFHELGIDTKLSDYTKDYEGTAEEIAKRFTDRGWTGLGEHQSLSPEKVESIVKMAY, encoded by the coding sequence ATGAACAATTTTGAATTTAAAAATCCTACAAAAATTATTTTTGGAAAGGATACCATAAAACAAGTAAAAGAAGAAATTCCAACCAATGCAAAAGTATTATTGCTTTATGGTGGCGGAAGTATCAAGAAAAACGGTATTTATAACCAAGTTAAAACAGCTTTAGCAGATGTAGATGTAACGGAGTTTGGCGGTATTCCTGCTAACCCAGAATATGCTATTTTAATGGAAGCGCTTAAGGTTATTAAAGATAAAAATATCAACTATTTATTAGCCGTAGGTGGTGGCTCTGTAATAGATGGAACAAAATTTTTATCTGCAGCAGCAGTTTACAAAGGAGACACCCCTTGGGATATTTTAACAAACCATATTAGAACCGAAAAAGGCATGCCTTTTGGAACTGTTTTAACTCTACCTGCAACAGGGTCTGAAATGAATTCTGGAGCCGTAATTTCTAGAGCAGAAACTGAAGAAAAATTAGCCATGGGTGGCCCTGGTTTATTCCCAGAATTTTCTGTTTTAGATCCTCAAGTAATAAGTTCTATTCCAAAACGTCAACTAGCAAATGGTTTAACAGATGCTTTTACCCATGTTTTAGAACAATACATGACCTACCCTATTGGTGCTTTATTGCAAGATCGTTTTGCAGAAAGCATTTTACAAACTTTAATTGAAGTAGCGCCAACAGTTTTAAAAGATCCAACCAATTACAAAGCAGCTTCTAACTTTATGTGGAGTTGTACTATGGCTTTAAATGGATTAATTCAAAAAGGCGTTCCAGGAGATTGGGCTATTCATGCAATGGGACATGAATTAACGGCTTTATTTGGTATTGACCACGCGCGCACATTGGCTGTAATTGCTCCTAGTCATTACAAATATAATTTTGAAGCTAAAAAAGAAAAACTAGCGCAATATGCAGAACGTGTTTGGAATGTTACTGAAGGAAGTACAGACGATAAAGCCTATGCTGCCATTGAAAAAACAGAAGCATTTTTCCATGAATTAGGAATAGATACTAAACTATCAGACTATACTAAAGACTATGAAGGTACTGCCGAAGAAATTGCAAAACGATTTACAGACCGTGGATGGACAGGATTAGGTGAACACCAATCTTTATCGCCAGAAAAAGTAGAAAGTATTGTAAAAATGGCATACTAG